One genomic segment of Kocuria rhizophila DC2201 includes these proteins:
- the tatA gene encoding Sec-independent protein translocase subunit TatA, which translates to MFGRLADSPLTLILILVVVLLLFGAPKLPGMARSLGQSMRIFKSEVKEMKKDDEPNVTVNGQPVADGQPVAGQAPAQPAAQQTTVQQPAQQAPQTVQPTGQPAAQQPAQPQAPAQPAAPVQQPGQPVVQDTTPVQPDQRPTA; encoded by the coding sequence ATGTTCGGTCGTCTGGCTGACAGCCCCCTGACCCTCATCCTGATCCTCGTGGTCGTCCTGCTGCTCTTCGGGGCGCCCAAGCTCCCCGGGATGGCGCGCAGCCTGGGCCAGTCCATGCGCATCTTCAAGTCCGAGGTCAAGGAGATGAAGAAGGACGACGAGCCCAACGTGACCGTCAACGGCCAGCCCGTTGCGGACGGCCAGCCGGTCGCCGGTCAGGCCCCCGCGCAGCCCGCCGCTCAGCAGACCACGGTCCAGCAGCCCGCCCAGCAGGCTCCGCAGACGGTGCAGCCCACCGGCCAGCCGGCCGCGCAGCAGCCCGCCCAGCCCCAGGCCCCCGCGCAGCCCGCGGCCCCGGTGCAGCAGCCGGGCCAGCCGGTGGTCCAGGACACCACCCCGGTGCAGCCGGACCAGCGGCCCACCGCCTGA
- a CDS encoding DEAD/DEAH box helicase translates to MSSPAERYTAAKARAAHASTELAAFEHTLDFELDPFQTQGCRALEEGRGVLVAAPTGAGKTVVGEFAIHLALQQGRKAFYTTPIKALSNQKFHEFSRRWGSDRVGLLTGDTSVNSEADVVVMTTEVLRNMLYGGSATLDNLGFVVMDEVHYLADRFRGAVWEEVIIHLPEHVQLVSLSATVSNAEEFGAWLDDVRGSTDVVVSEHRPVPLWQHVQVGPQLMDLFVDDTTVEEAAQRHSDRHREEPAVNPELLRLFRTQHPRGGRAGGRGPGHRGRRRGGRQQEPRTARQDRISRPHLLRRLDAEAMLPAITFIFSRAGCDAAVAQCVAADLWLTTPQEQRTIKAFAAEATAHMSTADLAALNYEDWYHGLIRGVSAHHAGMLPVFKEVVEQLFSEGLIKAVFATETLALGINMPARSVVLERLDKFNGEARVDITPGEYTQLTGRAGRRGIDVEGHAVVLWRDGMNPQTVAGLASTRTYPLNSSFRPTYNMSTNLIARYGAKRSRSILETSFAQFQADRSVVGIAKRVRSQEKTLQAYREAMSCHLGNFEEYARLRRELGAEEKSASRSRTARQRNDAAVALQDLLPGDVIEIPQGRNAGWAVVLRADAHPFDPRPHILTVDGKLRRVGVNDLDGSLAPESRIRIPKNFSGKAPKERQDLAATVRAALREHRPARTDSGGRGIRFDRGTSARDHRIEDLRRRLRTHPCHGCSDREQHARWAERAWKLEKDTQGLRKQIAGRTGSIAATFDRVCAVLAHFAYLEQDESGQLRPTAAGEQLRRLYGERDLLLALSLRDGFLDGLDAPGLAGVMTALVYQPRREDQGTRPRLPTAAMDAAVQTLLENWSVLSAREAEHRLPLTAVPELGLVEAMHRWARGATLTRTLTGTDLAAGDFVRWAKQTIDVLDQLRGVHGLDPALRDTAHEAIEAVRRGVVEYSVFEQ, encoded by the coding sequence ATGTCTTCCCCCGCCGAACGGTACACGGCCGCCAAGGCTCGCGCGGCCCACGCCTCCACCGAACTCGCGGCCTTCGAGCACACCCTGGACTTCGAGCTGGACCCCTTCCAGACCCAGGGCTGCCGCGCCCTGGAGGAGGGCCGGGGAGTGCTCGTGGCGGCCCCCACGGGGGCGGGCAAGACCGTGGTGGGGGAGTTCGCCATCCACCTGGCTCTGCAGCAGGGGAGGAAGGCGTTCTACACCACCCCCATCAAGGCGCTGAGCAACCAGAAGTTCCACGAGTTCTCCCGGCGCTGGGGCTCCGACCGCGTGGGCCTGCTCACGGGGGACACCTCCGTGAACTCCGAGGCGGACGTGGTGGTCATGACCACCGAGGTGCTGCGCAACATGCTCTACGGCGGCTCGGCCACCCTCGACAACCTGGGGTTCGTGGTCATGGACGAGGTGCACTACCTCGCGGACCGCTTCCGCGGCGCGGTGTGGGAAGAGGTGATCATCCACCTGCCCGAGCACGTGCAGCTGGTGTCCCTGTCCGCCACGGTGTCCAACGCGGAGGAGTTCGGTGCGTGGCTGGACGACGTCCGCGGCAGCACGGACGTGGTGGTCTCCGAGCACCGCCCGGTCCCGCTGTGGCAGCACGTGCAGGTGGGGCCGCAGCTGATGGACCTGTTCGTGGACGACACCACGGTGGAGGAGGCCGCTCAGCGCCACTCGGACAGGCACCGGGAGGAGCCCGCGGTGAACCCGGAGCTGCTGCGGCTCTTCCGCACCCAGCACCCCCGCGGCGGTCGCGCCGGTGGCCGCGGCCCCGGGCACCGCGGACGACGCCGCGGCGGGCGCCAGCAGGAGCCGCGCACCGCACGCCAGGACCGCATCTCCCGCCCGCACCTGCTGCGCCGGCTGGACGCGGAGGCCATGCTGCCCGCGATCACTTTCATCTTCTCCCGCGCGGGGTGCGACGCCGCGGTGGCGCAGTGCGTGGCCGCAGACCTGTGGCTCACCACACCGCAGGAGCAGCGCACCATCAAGGCGTTCGCCGCGGAGGCCACCGCGCACATGTCCACGGCGGACCTCGCGGCCCTGAACTACGAGGACTGGTACCACGGGCTGATCCGCGGTGTCTCCGCCCACCACGCGGGCATGCTCCCGGTGTTCAAGGAGGTCGTGGAACAGCTGTTCTCCGAGGGGCTCATCAAGGCGGTCTTCGCCACCGAGACCCTCGCGCTGGGCATCAACATGCCCGCCCGCTCCGTGGTGCTCGAACGGCTGGACAAGTTCAACGGCGAGGCCCGGGTGGACATCACCCCGGGGGAGTACACCCAGCTCACGGGCCGCGCGGGGCGGCGCGGGATCGACGTCGAGGGCCACGCCGTGGTGCTGTGGCGGGACGGGATGAACCCCCAGACGGTGGCGGGGCTCGCGTCCACCCGCACGTACCCGCTGAACTCCAGCTTCCGTCCCACGTACAACATGTCCACCAACCTGATCGCCCGCTACGGCGCCAAGCGCTCGCGCTCCATCCTGGAGACCTCCTTCGCGCAGTTCCAGGCGGACCGCTCGGTGGTGGGGATCGCCAAACGGGTGCGCTCCCAGGAGAAGACCCTGCAGGCCTACCGGGAGGCCATGTCCTGCCACCTGGGGAACTTCGAGGAGTACGCCCGGCTGCGCCGTGAGCTCGGGGCGGAGGAGAAGTCCGCCAGCAGGTCGCGCACGGCGCGCCAGCGCAACGACGCCGCCGTGGCCCTGCAGGACCTGCTGCCCGGGGACGTGATCGAGATCCCGCAGGGGCGCAACGCCGGTTGGGCGGTGGTGCTCAGGGCCGATGCCCACCCCTTCGACCCCCGCCCGCACATCCTCACCGTGGACGGCAAGCTGCGACGGGTGGGCGTCAACGACCTCGACGGCTCCCTCGCGCCGGAGTCCAGGATCCGGATCCCCAAGAACTTCTCGGGCAAGGCCCCGAAGGAGCGCCAGGACCTCGCCGCCACCGTGCGGGCCGCGCTGCGCGAGCACCGCCCGGCGCGCACCGACTCCGGCGGGCGGGGCATCCGCTTCGACCGTGGCACGTCCGCGCGGGACCACCGGATCGAGGACCTGAGGCGGCGGCTGCGGACCCACCCGTGCCACGGCTGCTCCGACCGCGAGCAGCACGCCCGCTGGGCCGAGCGCGCGTGGAAGCTGGAGAAGGACACGCAGGGCCTGCGCAAGCAGATCGCGGGCCGCACGGGCAGCATCGCCGCCACCTTCGACCGCGTGTGCGCGGTGCTCGCGCACTTCGCCTACCTCGAGCAGGACGAGAGCGGGCAGCTGCGGCCCACCGCTGCGGGGGAGCAGCTGCGCCGACTCTACGGTGAGCGGGACCTGCTGCTGGCCCTCTCCCTGCGCGACGGCTTCCTCGACGGGCTCGACGCCCCCGGGCTCGCCGGGGTGATGACCGCCCTGGTGTACCAGCCGCGGCGCGAGGACCAGGGCACCCGGCCCCGGCTGCCCACCGCCGCCATGGACGCCGCGGTGCAGACCCTGCTGGAGAACTGGTCCGTGCTCTCGGCCCGCGAGGCCGAGCACCGGCTGCCCCTCACGGCCGTGCCCGAGCTCGGCCTCGTGGAGGCCATGCACCGCTGGGCGCGGGGGGCCACGCTGACCCGCACGCTCACGGGCACGGACCTCGCGGCCGGGGACTTCGTGCGCTGGGCCAAGCAGACCATTGACGTCCTGGACCAGCTGCGCGGCGTGCACGGGCTGGACCCCGCCCTGCGGGACACGGCCCACGAGGCCATCGAGGCCGTGCGCCGCGGCGTGGTCGAGTACAGCGTCTTCGAACAGTAG
- a CDS encoding RNA polymerase-binding protein RbpA: MSDRSLRGMRLGSQSMETEAGVEPAPRQRVEYRTADGESVSVMFAAEAEIPPVWTTKTGQEAILVNGEKPENPNEKHQRSHWDMLLERRSVEELEETLQQRLEFFKEQHAL; encoded by the coding sequence GTGAGTGATCGCAGCCTACGGGGCATGCGCCTGGGTTCCCAGTCCATGGAGACCGAAGCGGGTGTGGAACCGGCCCCGCGCCAGCGCGTGGAGTACCGCACCGCGGACGGCGAGTCCGTGTCGGTGATGTTCGCCGCCGAGGCGGAGATCCCCCCGGTGTGGACCACCAAGACCGGCCAGGAGGCCATCCTGGTCAACGGCGAGAAGCCGGAAAACCCCAACGAGAAGCATCAGCGCTCGCACTGGGACATGCTGCTCGAGCGCCGCAGCGTGGAGGAGCTCGAGGAGACCCTGCAGCAGCGGCTCGAGTTCTTCAAGGAGCAGCACGCTCTCTGA
- a CDS encoding FKBP-type peptidyl-prolyl cis-trans isomerase, giving the protein MSFGQRKLDRSKPEIDFPQDPVPTELRITDLIEGTGREAVPGTVVSCHYVGVTYSGGEEFDASWNRGEPLDFTVGVGQVIQGWDQGLLGMKVGGRRRLEIPSEMAYGKRGAGAQIGPDESLIFVVDLLDVR; this is encoded by the coding sequence GTGTCGTTCGGACAGCGCAAGCTTGATCGTTCCAAGCCGGAGATCGACTTCCCCCAGGACCCGGTGCCCACCGAGCTGCGGATCACGGACCTCATCGAGGGCACCGGCCGGGAGGCCGTGCCCGGCACGGTGGTCTCGTGCCACTACGTGGGCGTCACCTACTCGGGCGGCGAGGAGTTCGACGCCTCCTGGAACCGTGGCGAGCCCCTGGACTTCACGGTGGGCGTGGGCCAGGTCATCCAGGGCTGGGACCAGGGCCTGCTGGGCATGAAGGTGGGCGGGCGGCGTCGTCTGGAGATCCCCTCCGAGATGGCGTACGGCAAGCGCGGTGCCGGGGCGCAGATCGGCCCCGACGAGTCCCTCATCTTCGTGGTGGACCTGCTCGACGTCCGCTGA
- a CDS encoding amidohydrolase family protein, whose product MSAAQPSTRVWTNGSVYSPADPFATAILTEGPTVAWVGSDDAARAMAGPGAEVGDLRAAVVTPAFVAHCRVPDPGAPAASLPGTAQGYGAVELLGADLEALADAAARVRADGARALPVLVRAATGDADIDPSALPSPALGLELPGGHHGAELAAAVREHLQACTRAGIQAVLVLGSDASGGQGAAASQQLTGEVTGPAEDASGVVDTVLDAVAEAAERVGERAFRARGHRLVGVGALREEQCERLATLGLTLSCHAGAAPLRDLSRAGVPVTLISAQDNPWRTVKAALEAPHERLRTSARAAFLAMTRGAWRAHPDSAPLAGQLAPGAEATLAVWDAESVVVQQAQGTGASWSTDPRARTPVLPALDDSRLPRCEATVVAGELVSGQSPRP is encoded by the coding sequence ATGAGCGCAGCACAGCCGAGCACCCGGGTCTGGACCAACGGATCCGTGTACTCACCGGCGGACCCGTTCGCCACGGCCATCCTCACGGAGGGCCCCACCGTGGCGTGGGTGGGTTCCGACGACGCCGCCCGGGCCATGGCGGGGCCCGGCGCCGAGGTCGGGGACCTGCGCGCCGCCGTGGTGACCCCGGCGTTCGTGGCGCACTGCCGTGTGCCCGACCCCGGGGCGCCCGCGGCCTCCCTGCCCGGCACGGCCCAGGGCTACGGCGCGGTGGAGCTGCTCGGGGCGGACCTCGAGGCCCTGGCCGACGCCGCCGCACGAGTCCGCGCGGACGGCGCACGCGCCCTGCCGGTGCTCGTCCGAGCCGCCACCGGGGACGCGGACATCGACCCGTCCGCGCTGCCCTCCCCGGCTCTCGGCCTCGAGCTGCCCGGTGGGCACCACGGCGCCGAGCTGGCCGCGGCGGTGCGGGAACACCTGCAGGCCTGCACACGGGCCGGGATCCAGGCGGTGCTCGTGCTGGGTTCCGACGCGTCCGGCGGACAGGGCGCGGCCGCCTCGCAGCAGCTGACCGGCGAGGTGACGGGCCCTGCGGAGGACGCGAGCGGCGTCGTCGACACCGTGCTGGACGCCGTGGCCGAGGCCGCCGAACGGGTGGGGGAGCGGGCGTTCCGCGCGCGCGGACACCGCCTCGTGGGTGTCGGTGCGCTCCGCGAAGAGCAGTGCGAACGCCTGGCCACCCTGGGGCTCACGCTCTCGTGCCACGCCGGAGCCGCACCGTTGCGGGACCTCTCCCGGGCGGGGGTCCCGGTGACCCTCATCAGCGCGCAGGACAATCCGTGGCGCACCGTCAAGGCGGCGCTGGAGGCCCCCCACGAGCGGCTGCGCACGTCCGCCCGCGCCGCGTTCCTAGCCATGACGCGGGGCGCGTGGCGCGCCCACCCGGACAGCGCCCCGCTGGCGGGGCAGCTCGCGCCCGGCGCGGAGGCCACGCTGGCCGTGTGGGACGCCGAGTCCGTGGTGGTCCAGCAGGCCCAGGGCACGGGGGCCTCGTGGAGCACGGACCCCCGGGCCCGCACGCCCGTGCTGCCCGCGCTGGACGACTCCCGCCTGCCGCGCTGCGAGGCCACGGTGGTGGCGGGCGAGCTCGTGAGCGGGCAGAGCCCCCGGCCCTGA
- a CDS encoding FKBP-type peptidyl-prolyl cis-trans isomerase, with product MRKIIPVGAAAVTLSLLLTGCGSSGWDSVELSGEPAAGKAPSVSFETPLKVDEAQTKVLKAGDGPEIDAGDNIMLQAALYKGSDASSLGDTYSKGGGQVLTVNDQLKESLPQMYDALTNAKEGEIIAYSSPETSGKAADGDDSTSVEVYQVTKKLEPALNGTMKTPSKGMPKVTQDDKGKPTIAKPSGPEPTRLQTDVLIEGDGETVKSSDTVVANYVGVRWADGKVFDSSYDKGTPVSFPLDGVIAGWKEGLAGKKVGSRVEIVIPTSKAYGTAKELGKDAKYPAGSLVFVVDVLGRTDTPDAAKQGASSATPKDSASGEPSPKASSSGK from the coding sequence TTGCGCAAGATCATCCCCGTCGGCGCCGCCGCCGTCACCCTGTCCCTGCTGCTCACCGGTTGCGGTTCCTCCGGGTGGGACTCCGTGGAGCTCTCCGGAGAGCCCGCCGCGGGCAAGGCCCCGTCCGTGTCCTTCGAGACCCCGCTGAAGGTCGACGAGGCGCAGACCAAGGTGCTCAAGGCTGGCGACGGCCCCGAGATCGACGCCGGGGACAACATCATGCTCCAGGCGGCCCTCTACAAGGGCTCCGACGCGTCCTCCCTGGGGGACACCTACAGCAAGGGCGGCGGGCAGGTGCTCACGGTCAACGACCAGCTCAAGGAGTCGCTGCCGCAGATGTACGACGCGCTGACCAACGCCAAGGAGGGCGAGATCATCGCGTACAGCTCCCCGGAGACCAGCGGCAAGGCCGCGGACGGGGACGACTCCACCTCGGTGGAGGTCTACCAGGTGACCAAGAAGCTGGAACCGGCCCTGAACGGGACGATGAAGACCCCCTCCAAGGGCATGCCCAAGGTCACGCAGGACGACAAGGGCAAGCCCACCATCGCGAAGCCCTCCGGGCCGGAGCCCACCAGGCTGCAGACCGACGTGCTGATCGAGGGCGACGGTGAGACCGTGAAGTCCTCGGACACCGTGGTGGCCAACTACGTGGGCGTGCGCTGGGCGGACGGAAAGGTCTTCGACTCCTCCTACGACAAGGGCACCCCCGTGTCCTTCCCCCTCGACGGCGTGATCGCGGGCTGGAAGGAGGGGCTGGCGGGCAAGAAGGTCGGGTCCCGCGTGGAGATCGTGATCCCCACGTCCAAGGCGTACGGCACGGCCAAGGAGCTCGGCAAGGACGCCAAGTACCCCGCGGGCTCCCTCGTGTTCGTGGTGGACGTCCTGGGTCGCACGGACACCCCGGACGCCGCGAAGCAGGGCGCGTCCTCCGCGACGCCGAAGGACTCCGCGAGCGGCGAACCCTCCCCGAAGGCGTCGTCCTCCGGGAAGTGA
- the tatC gene encoding twin-arginine translocase subunit TatC, producing MALKEHLREFRNRLIKSAVATVLGAVLGFMVYEPFMQYITEPLQRLADSGRTATINYSSVGGSFNTMVEVAVVLGLIFASPVWLYQLWAFITPALHKNERRYAMGFLAASIPLFLGGCAMAVAALPAAVYALTAFTPEGGANFVEAGIYLRFFLQLILTFGISCVVPVLLVGLNMMGLLSGRAVLKSWRVVVVVVLVVAAMAAPGPDPVTMLYLAIPLLVLFFVAVGLCLYLDRRRARKRQKQQAATGASADRGTSADELRSLGSTAAES from the coding sequence ATGGCGCTCAAGGAGCACCTGCGAGAGTTCCGCAACCGGCTGATCAAGTCCGCCGTGGCGACCGTGCTCGGTGCGGTGCTGGGCTTCATGGTCTACGAGCCGTTCATGCAGTACATCACCGAGCCGCTGCAGCGCCTCGCGGACTCTGGGCGCACGGCCACCATCAACTACTCCTCCGTGGGCGGCTCCTTCAACACCATGGTGGAGGTGGCTGTGGTTCTCGGGCTCATCTTCGCCTCGCCCGTGTGGCTCTACCAGCTGTGGGCCTTCATCACCCCGGCGCTGCACAAGAACGAGCGCCGCTACGCCATGGGCTTCCTGGCCGCCTCCATCCCGCTGTTCCTGGGGGGATGCGCCATGGCCGTGGCCGCCCTGCCCGCCGCGGTCTACGCGCTCACGGCCTTCACCCCGGAGGGCGGAGCCAACTTCGTGGAGGCCGGGATCTACCTGCGCTTCTTCCTCCAGCTCATCCTCACGTTCGGCATCTCGTGCGTGGTGCCCGTGCTTCTCGTGGGGCTCAACATGATGGGCCTGCTCTCTGGGCGCGCCGTGCTGAAGTCCTGGCGCGTGGTGGTGGTGGTCGTGCTCGTGGTGGCCGCGATGGCCGCCCCCGGGCCCGATCCGGTGACCATGCTCTACCTGGCCATCCCGCTGCTCGTGTTGTTCTTCGTGGCCGTCGGGCTGTGCCTCTACCTGGACCGGCGCCGGGCCAGGAAGCGGCAGAAGCAGCAGGCCGCCACCGGCGCGAGCGCGGACCGGGGGACCTCCGCGGATGAGCTGCGCTCCCTCGGCAGCACGGCCGCGGAGAGCTGA
- a CDS encoding WYL domain-containing protein, protein MPSRTGESARRSTTASAERLLNLLIALLDRESGYTREQLRAIVPGYDRAGNQDAFERMFERDKAHLRSLGYPVEEIPDDDPWASDAQLTPRYRVPRGSYRLPEVRFSAEESAVLAVAAGAWNDAAQDRLARRALDKLEPALSSEATPGRDVQPTVAVADPAFEPLLSAVLSHRTVRFDYVDRTGAYSRRTVQPWGVGSRYGAWYLAGWDTDRGAQRTFRLSRIISEVDVTRDSFDPPRDFSMGGQLARMVSQPPRLRVLVFMREGAGQLLRRIAAPAASTCWRAPEGFDAVELAVHDTESAAEHVCAAGPDAWVPREPTAPEPCASTVDEGIQAAVAEAVARRLEEARAFQARMPGVHVQWGKQRRQGAAKASTEHHLARLLHIVRHVYAHQGAELEETARHFGITDAELISDLQTLFVCGRPGHLPDQLIDASWDDGHIYLGNAQELSEPVRLTVPEASALLMGLQTLQAVPGGDSRVVRSAMQKVATAADALPLADALAAPEGDAAAEPRDTELVAELRRAIANGRRVRLRYVVASRDEVTERLVDPVRMILSDGHQYLRGWCLQANGPRTFRADRIVGCEDAGEAAVHPRMDSEVRSSIQPAKRRPVQAVVVTDRRGRWIVEHYHAKRSVEVEVPGTASPHSADSTVGVSEAPDRHPANSQPGGAARGRAARGPRPLPEFVAAEVDFPTLDALSSLVTRHAGHVGVVSPPEAVAAVEQWLNTSGAGEASGRS, encoded by the coding sequence ATGCCGTCCCGCACCGGTGAGTCGGCCCGCCGTTCCACCACGGCCTCGGCCGAACGCCTCCTGAACCTGCTGATCGCCCTGCTGGACCGCGAGTCCGGCTACACGCGCGAGCAGCTGCGGGCGATCGTGCCCGGCTACGACCGCGCGGGCAACCAGGACGCCTTCGAGCGGATGTTCGAGCGGGACAAGGCGCACCTGCGCTCCCTGGGCTACCCGGTGGAGGAGATCCCCGACGACGACCCCTGGGCCTCGGACGCGCAGCTCACCCCGCGCTACCGCGTGCCCCGGGGCTCGTACCGGCTCCCCGAGGTGCGCTTCAGCGCCGAGGAGTCCGCGGTGCTCGCCGTGGCGGCCGGGGCGTGGAACGACGCCGCCCAGGACCGTCTCGCGCGCCGCGCCCTCGACAAGCTCGAACCCGCCCTGAGCTCCGAGGCCACCCCGGGCCGGGACGTGCAGCCCACCGTGGCGGTCGCGGACCCGGCGTTCGAGCCGCTGCTCTCGGCGGTGCTGTCCCACCGCACGGTGCGCTTCGACTACGTGGACCGCACCGGTGCGTACTCCCGCCGCACGGTCCAGCCGTGGGGGGTGGGCTCCCGCTACGGTGCGTGGTACCTCGCGGGCTGGGACACGGACCGCGGCGCGCAGCGCACGTTCCGGCTCTCGCGCATCATCTCCGAGGTGGACGTCACCCGGGACAGCTTCGACCCGCCCCGGGACTTCTCGATGGGCGGGCAGCTCGCCCGCATGGTCAGCCAGCCCCCGCGGCTGCGCGTGCTCGTGTTCATGCGGGAGGGCGCGGGGCAGCTGCTGCGGCGGATCGCGGCGCCCGCGGCGTCGACGTGCTGGCGTGCACCCGAGGGGTTCGACGCCGTGGAACTGGCCGTGCACGACACCGAGTCCGCCGCCGAGCACGTGTGCGCGGCGGGACCGGACGCGTGGGTGCCCCGCGAGCCCACCGCGCCCGAGCCGTGCGCGTCCACCGTGGACGAGGGCATCCAGGCGGCCGTCGCGGAGGCGGTGGCCCGACGGCTCGAGGAGGCCCGGGCGTTCCAGGCGCGCATGCCCGGCGTGCACGTGCAGTGGGGCAAGCAGCGCCGCCAGGGTGCCGCCAAGGCGAGCACCGAGCACCACCTCGCGCGGCTGCTGCACATCGTGCGCCACGTCTACGCCCACCAGGGCGCCGAGCTGGAGGAGACCGCCCGGCACTTCGGGATCACGGACGCCGAGCTGATCAGCGACCTGCAGACCCTGTTCGTGTGCGGACGCCCAGGGCACCTGCCCGACCAGCTCATCGACGCCTCGTGGGACGACGGCCACATCTACCTGGGCAACGCGCAGGAGCTCTCCGAGCCCGTGCGCCTCACGGTGCCCGAGGCCAGCGCCCTGCTCATGGGGCTGCAGACCCTGCAGGCGGTGCCCGGCGGCGACAGCCGCGTGGTGCGCTCGGCCATGCAGAAGGTCGCCACCGCAGCGGACGCCCTGCCGCTCGCGGACGCGCTGGCCGCGCCGGAGGGCGACGCCGCCGCGGAGCCGCGGGACACCGAGCTCGTCGCCGAGCTGCGGCGCGCCATCGCGAACGGACGCCGGGTGCGCCTGCGCTACGTCGTGGCCTCGCGCGACGAGGTCACCGAGCGGCTCGTGGACCCCGTGCGGATGATCCTCTCCGACGGCCACCAGTACCTGCGGGGCTGGTGCCTGCAGGCCAACGGTCCCCGCACGTTCCGCGCGGACCGGATCGTGGGCTGCGAGGACGCCGGGGAGGCCGCGGTGCACCCCCGCATGGACTCCGAGGTCCGCTCGAGCATCCAGCCCGCCAAGCGCCGCCCGGTGCAGGCCGTGGTGGTCACGGACCGCCGCGGCCGGTGGATCGTGGAGCACTACCACGCCAAGCGCTCCGTGGAGGTCGAGGTGCCGGGCACCGCGTCCCCGCACTCCGCCGACTCCACGGTGGGCGTCTCCGAGGCCCCTGACCGGCACCCGGCGAACTCCCAGCCCGGGGGCGCGGCGCGGGGCCGGGCAGCCCGGGGCCCGCGTCCGCTGCCCGAGTTCGTGGCGGCGGAGGTGGACTTCCCCACCCTGGACGCCCTGTCCTCCCTGGTCACGCGGCACGCGGGCCACGTGGGGGTGGTCTCGCCCCCGGAGGCCGTGGCCGCGGTTGAACAGTGGCTGAACACGAGCGGCGCGGGGGAGGCATCGGGGCGGTCGTAG
- a CDS encoding polyprenol monophosphomannose synthase has translation MRVLTIIPTYNERESLPTVITRLRAAVPEAHVLIADDNSPDGTGDLADSLAAADGNIHVLHRARKEGLGPAYLAGFAWGLERDYDVLVEMDADCSHQPEQLPLLLDAVERGADMAIGSRYVPGGRTENWPLQRQLISRGGNLYSRILLGTSIHDITGGFRAYRDTTLRALGLDTVESRGYCFQIDLAWRAERAGLKIVEVPITFVEREEGVSKMSNDVTVEAATSVAKWGLCARAETLARKLRLRG, from the coding sequence GTGCGAGTTCTCACCATCATCCCCACCTACAACGAACGCGAGTCGCTGCCCACCGTGATCACGCGGCTGCGGGCGGCCGTCCCGGAGGCCCACGTGCTGATCGCGGACGACAACAGCCCCGATGGCACCGGGGACCTCGCGGACTCGCTCGCCGCAGCGGACGGCAACATCCACGTGCTGCACCGCGCGCGCAAGGAGGGGCTCGGCCCCGCGTACCTCGCGGGCTTCGCCTGGGGACTCGAGCGCGACTACGACGTGCTCGTGGAGATGGACGCGGACTGCTCCCACCAGCCCGAGCAGCTGCCCCTGCTCCTGGACGCCGTGGAGCGCGGTGCGGACATGGCCATCGGCTCCCGCTACGTGCCCGGGGGCCGCACCGAGAACTGGCCCCTGCAGCGCCAGCTCATCTCCCGCGGCGGCAACCTCTACTCCCGAATCCTGCTGGGTACCTCCATCCACGACATCACGGGCGGGTTCCGCGCCTACCGTGACACCACCCTGCGGGCCCTGGGCCTGGACACCGTGGAGTCCCGCGGCTACTGCTTCCAGATCGACCTCGCGTGGCGCGCCGAGCGTGCCGGACTTAAGATCGTGGAGGTGCCCATCACGTTCGTCGAGCGCGAGGAGGGCGTGTCCAAGATGAGCAACGACGTCACCGTGGAGGCCGCCACCAGCGTGGCGAAGTGGGGGCTGTGCGCGCGCGCCGAGACGCTGGCCCGCAAGCTCCGGCTCCGCGGCTGA